In the genome of Labrus mixtus chromosome 21, fLabMix1.1, whole genome shotgun sequence, one region contains:
- the LOC132955018 gene encoding ataxin-2-like protein isoform X1, which translates to MLKQQQQPGSGGRKASNGTSGPGGMSSPVSGINSGSRTPAGRNRPSAKPSFQSTSGFDGVYNNARMLHFLTAVVGSTCDIRVKNGSVFEGIFKTLSSRCELAVDAVHKRSDEEVSSSAPPRREDITDTMIFSPSDLVTMICKDVDLNFATRGTNNTKDTFTDTAISSTRVNGEHKEKVLQRWEGGDSNGESYDLENDASNGWDANEMFRYNEVKYGVTSTYDSSLSMYTVPLERGNSDNYRQREARAARLASEIESSPQYRHRVGLENDDCKTEEDKYSAVVRDGGDRERGRESPRDRERERGRDSPGASTREGKYIPLPQRQREMNRERAERGPGGPPPHNRLSGGYRSNPPSSSSPRPPLPSATGPQPGASSSERSSPLSGRGGPFPPHHPQGSPSPGPGSGPSSQAAPASAAPSSTSPPASHGHTVPHSQSLPHSLTDAGRPVNGVSTRTSPKAQRPPQSSRTVRTSNSHSQSTSTRSPKSGSLQDTPYLDTSSVSLPPQKTSGPAPLFPVDVNEILGAAAKERSAESPSSTEEGKGGKAPSVQQRSQIEELRKFGKEFRLQASGGSSSSPSSPAAATPPAISEVAQTAAAESSPSDTHPASEPKPQPSAPSPSQLQPQPSPAPADDSAKDTTATPNTTAAVSDRHSLATPQPARTPGSDDARSDTTERTEGMPEQVKKSTLNPNAKEFNPIKAPMPMAKPNTAPTPPRPTPPSPVVLQHPGGQGPLYNTPYLSYVSQIHSVQQPPMYQYTMSTVSQGKYPRTKGPVVGQRSDHGSSAPPMMQAAASAAGAPLVASPYAQSYLQYNPQQYGQQQVIQAMAPYPGQPMYSMLQGGARMIGQGGGPHPQAMGPPGGPQFPSQGDGPQGPQQGIYAPQSFSHHSGAVHQPQPSSTPTGNQPPPQHAAPSPGQNAQSGPQPQSLYHSGPLSAPTPPNMPPGHTSPQGSYPIQGYSIHSHQGIPQSYPLGQLAQAHVQGAMSGPHHSGSHGQPQLVMLQPPPQQGPGSVPQHPQHGPQQGAHQHFYIGHPQAMQVQTHPASFHQPGN; encoded by the exons ATgctgaaacaacagcagcaacccGGCTCAGGCGGGAGAAAAGCGTCAAACGGAACCTCGGGCCCCGGTGGTATGTCTTCCCCAGTCAGCGGCATCAACAGCGGCAGCAGGACACCGGCTGGGAG gaaCCGACCCTCTGCAAAGCCATCTTTCCAGTCCACTTCT gggtttgatggTGTGTACAATAATGCCAGAATGCTACATTTCCTCACAGCAGTCGTG GGTTCCACCTGTGACATAAGAGTGAAGAACGGCAGTGTATTTGAAGGCATATTCAAGACTCTCAGTTCCCGG TGCGAGTTGGCTGTAGACGCTGTACATAAACGCAGCGACGAGGAGGTCTCATCATCAGCTCCACCACGAAGGGAGGACATCACCGACACAATGATCTTCAGCCCTTCAGACCTGGTGACTATGATCTGCAAAGATGTTGATCTGAACTTCGCCACCAGAGgtacaaacaacacaaaag ACACCTTCACAGACACGGCCATCAGCTCCACCCGCGTCAATGGAGAACACAAGGAGAAAGTCCTGCAGAGATGGGAGGGAGGAGACAGCAATGGGGAGAGCTACGATCTAGAAAATGATGCA tcCAATGGCTGGGACGCCAATGAGATGTTCCGTTACAACGAAGTGAAATACGGAGTCACATCAACATATGATTCCAGCCTCTCCATGTATAC TGTTCCGCTGGAGAGGGGTAACTCTGACAACTATCGGCAGAGGGAGGCCCGTGCTGCTCGCCTGGCCAGTGAAATTGAGTCCAGCCCCCAGTATCGCCACCGCGTCGGTCTGGAAAACGATGATTGCAAAACGGAGGAGGACAAGTACAGTGCTGTGGTGAGGGACGGTGGTGATCGTGAGAGGGGACGGGAGAGCCCACGTGACCGAGAGCGAGAAAGGGGCCGAGACAGCCCCGGAGCCAGCACCAG GGAGGGGAAGTACATTCCATTACCTCAACGCCAGAGAGAGATGAACCGCGAGCGAGCTGAGAGAGGTCCTGGTGGGCCTCCACCACACAACCGCCTGAGCGGAGGTTATCGCTCCaaccctccatcctcctcttcccccaGACCCCCTCTACCCTCTGCCACTGGGCCCCAGCCTGGTGCCTCCTCCTCAGAGAGAAGCAGCCCTCTGTCTGGCCGCGGCGGGCCCTTCCCTCCACACCACCCCCAGGGGAGCCCCAGCCCAGGTCCAGGCTCTGGCCCCTCGAGCCAAGCCGCGCCTGCTTCTGCTGCCCCATCCTCAACTAGCCCCCCTGCCTCCCACGGACACACGGTCCCTCATTCCCAGTCACTCCCACACTCGCTGACGGATGCAGGCAGGCCTGTAAATGGAG TCTCTACCAGAACGTCTCCTAAAGCCCAAAGACCTCCACAGTCCAGCAGAACAGTTCGCACTTCCAACTCACATTCTCAGTCAACAT CTACGCGCTCTCCTAAATCAGGTTCTCTCCAGGACACGCCTTATTTGGACACATCGTCCGTCTCCCTGCCTCCCCAGAAGACGTCTGGCCCCGCCCCTCTTTTCCCTGTAGATG TGAATGAGATCCTCGGTGCAGCTGCAAAAGAACGCTCAGCCGAGAGCCCCAGCAGcacagaggaaggaaagggTGGTAAAG CTCCCTCAGTTCAGCAAAGGTCGCAGATTGAGGAGCTGCGGAAATTTGGCAAGGAATTCAGG ctCCAAGCAAGCGGAGGCAGCTCCAGCTCTCCGAGCTCCCCGGCAGCAGCGACCCCTCCCGCCATCAGCGAGGTCGCCCAAACAGCTGCTGCCGAATCCTCGCCGTCAGACACTCACCCTGCTTCAGAGCCCAAACCTCAGCCTTCGGCTCCCAGTCCTTCCCAGCTCCAACCGCAGCCCTCACCTGCCCCCGCTGATGACTCCGCCAAGGACACCACAGCTACACCCAACACCACAGCAGCCGTTTCAGACAGGCATTCACTAGCCACCCCGCAGCCTGCAAGGACCCCGGGAAGTGACGATGCCAGATCTGACacaacagagaggacagagggcaTGCCAGA ACAAGTGAAGAAATCCACATTAAACCCCAACGCGAAAGAGTTCAACCCCATCAAAGCTCCGATGCCGATG GCAAAGCCCAACACTGCACCCACCCCACCTCGACCCACTCCTCCAAGCCCGGTGGTCCTTCAGCACCCAGGCGGTCAGGGACCCCTCTACAACACCCCCTACCTCTCTTATGTATCACAGATCCACTCTGTGCAG caacCACCAATGTACCAGTACACCATGTCTACTGTCAGCCAGGGGAAATACCCCCGGACCAAag GACCAGTCGTGGGTCAGCGCTCTGACCACGGTTCGTCAGCGCCCCCCATGATGCAGGCGGCGGCATCAGCAGCCGGGGCTCCTTTGGTAGCGTCCCCCTACGCTCAGTCCTACCTCCAGTACAACCCACAGCAGTACGGCCAGCAGCAGGTCATCCAGGCCATGGCACCGTACCCTGGACAG CCGATGTACTCCATGCTGCAGGGTGGAGCTAGGATGATAGGTCAAGGCGGAGGTCCCCATCCACAAGCCATGGGACCCCCAGGAGGCCCTCAGTTCCCTTCACAGGGAGACGGACCTCAGGGACCACAGCAGGGCATCTATG CTCCTCAGTCCTTCTCCCACCACTCGGGTGCAGTGCATCAGCCTCAGCCTTCCAGTACCCCCACAGGCAACCAGCCCCCTCCCCAGCACGCTGCACCTAGCCCTGGACAG AATGCCCAGTCAGGCCCACAGCCCCAGTCCTTGTACCACTCAGGTCCCCTGTCAGCACCCACCCCACCTAACATGCCACCAGGCCACACGTCTCCACAGGGCTCCTACCCCATCCAGGGCTACAGCATCCACAGCCACCAGGGCATCCCTCAATCGTATCCCCTGGGACAGCTAGCACAG GCCCATGTACAAGGAGCCATGTCGGGTCCCCACCACTCTGGGAGCCACGGTCAGCCCCAGTTAGTGATGTTGCAGCCGCCCCCTCAGCAGGGCCCTGGTTCAGTGCCCCAACACCCTCAGCACGGACCTCAGCAAGGAGCACACCAACACTTTTACATAGGACATCCACAAG CAATGCAGGTACAGACACACCCTGCCTCGTTCCATCAGCCTGGAAACTAA
- the LOC132955018 gene encoding ataxin-2-like protein isoform X2 has protein sequence MLKQQQQPGSGGRKASNGTSGPGGMSSPVSGINSGSRTPAGRNRPSAKPSFQSTSGFDGVYNNARMLHFLTAVVGSTCDIRVKNGSVFEGIFKTLSSRCELAVDAVHKRSDEEVSSSAPPRREDITDTMIFSPSDLVTMICKDVDLNFATRGTNNTKDTFTDTAISSTRVNGEHKEKVLQRWEGGDSNGESYDLENDASNGWDANEMFRYNEVKYGVTSTYDSSLSMYTVPLERGNSDNYRQREARAARLASEIESSPQYRHRVGLENDDCKTEEDKYSAVVRDGGDRERGRESPRDRERERGRDSPGASTREGKYIPLPQRQREMNRERAERGPGGPPPHNRLSGGYRSNPPSSSSPRPPLPSATGPQPGASSSERSSPLSGRGGPFPPHHPQGSPSPGPGSGPSSQAAPASAAPSSTSPPASHGHTVPHSQSLPHSLTDAGRPVNGVSTRTSPKAQRPPQSSRTVRTSNSHSQSTSTRSPKSGSLQDTPYLDTSSVSLPPQKTSGPAPLFPVDVNEILGAAAKERSAESPSSTEEGKGGKAPSVQQRSQIEELRKFGKEFRLQASGGSSSSPSSPAAATPPAISEVAQTAAAESSPSDTHPASEPKPQPSAPSPSQLQPQPSPAPADDSAKDTTATPNTTAAVSDRHSLATPQPARTPGSDDARSDTTERTEGMPEQVKKSTLNPNAKEFNPIKAPMPMAKPNTAPTPPRPTPPSPVVLQHPGGQGPLYNTPYLSYVSQIHSVQQPPMYQYTMSTVSQGKYPRTKGPVVGQRSDHGSSAPPMMQAAASAAGAPLVASPYAQSYLQYNPQQYGQQQVIQAMAPYPGQPMYSMLQGGARMIGQGGGPHPQAMGPPGGPQFPSQGDGPQGPQQGIYAPQSFSHHSGAVHQPQPSSTPTGNQPPPQHAAPSPGQNAQSGPQPQSLYHSGPLSAPTPPNMPPGHTSPQGSYPIQGYSIHSHQGIPQSYPLGQLAQAHVQGAMSGPHHSGSHGQPQLVMLQPPPQQGPGSVPQHPQHGPQQGAHQHFYIGHPQGMSPDILAAFWR, from the exons ATgctgaaacaacagcagcaacccGGCTCAGGCGGGAGAAAAGCGTCAAACGGAACCTCGGGCCCCGGTGGTATGTCTTCCCCAGTCAGCGGCATCAACAGCGGCAGCAGGACACCGGCTGGGAG gaaCCGACCCTCTGCAAAGCCATCTTTCCAGTCCACTTCT gggtttgatggTGTGTACAATAATGCCAGAATGCTACATTTCCTCACAGCAGTCGTG GGTTCCACCTGTGACATAAGAGTGAAGAACGGCAGTGTATTTGAAGGCATATTCAAGACTCTCAGTTCCCGG TGCGAGTTGGCTGTAGACGCTGTACATAAACGCAGCGACGAGGAGGTCTCATCATCAGCTCCACCACGAAGGGAGGACATCACCGACACAATGATCTTCAGCCCTTCAGACCTGGTGACTATGATCTGCAAAGATGTTGATCTGAACTTCGCCACCAGAGgtacaaacaacacaaaag ACACCTTCACAGACACGGCCATCAGCTCCACCCGCGTCAATGGAGAACACAAGGAGAAAGTCCTGCAGAGATGGGAGGGAGGAGACAGCAATGGGGAGAGCTACGATCTAGAAAATGATGCA tcCAATGGCTGGGACGCCAATGAGATGTTCCGTTACAACGAAGTGAAATACGGAGTCACATCAACATATGATTCCAGCCTCTCCATGTATAC TGTTCCGCTGGAGAGGGGTAACTCTGACAACTATCGGCAGAGGGAGGCCCGTGCTGCTCGCCTGGCCAGTGAAATTGAGTCCAGCCCCCAGTATCGCCACCGCGTCGGTCTGGAAAACGATGATTGCAAAACGGAGGAGGACAAGTACAGTGCTGTGGTGAGGGACGGTGGTGATCGTGAGAGGGGACGGGAGAGCCCACGTGACCGAGAGCGAGAAAGGGGCCGAGACAGCCCCGGAGCCAGCACCAG GGAGGGGAAGTACATTCCATTACCTCAACGCCAGAGAGAGATGAACCGCGAGCGAGCTGAGAGAGGTCCTGGTGGGCCTCCACCACACAACCGCCTGAGCGGAGGTTATCGCTCCaaccctccatcctcctcttcccccaGACCCCCTCTACCCTCTGCCACTGGGCCCCAGCCTGGTGCCTCCTCCTCAGAGAGAAGCAGCCCTCTGTCTGGCCGCGGCGGGCCCTTCCCTCCACACCACCCCCAGGGGAGCCCCAGCCCAGGTCCAGGCTCTGGCCCCTCGAGCCAAGCCGCGCCTGCTTCTGCTGCCCCATCCTCAACTAGCCCCCCTGCCTCCCACGGACACACGGTCCCTCATTCCCAGTCACTCCCACACTCGCTGACGGATGCAGGCAGGCCTGTAAATGGAG TCTCTACCAGAACGTCTCCTAAAGCCCAAAGACCTCCACAGTCCAGCAGAACAGTTCGCACTTCCAACTCACATTCTCAGTCAACAT CTACGCGCTCTCCTAAATCAGGTTCTCTCCAGGACACGCCTTATTTGGACACATCGTCCGTCTCCCTGCCTCCCCAGAAGACGTCTGGCCCCGCCCCTCTTTTCCCTGTAGATG TGAATGAGATCCTCGGTGCAGCTGCAAAAGAACGCTCAGCCGAGAGCCCCAGCAGcacagaggaaggaaagggTGGTAAAG CTCCCTCAGTTCAGCAAAGGTCGCAGATTGAGGAGCTGCGGAAATTTGGCAAGGAATTCAGG ctCCAAGCAAGCGGAGGCAGCTCCAGCTCTCCGAGCTCCCCGGCAGCAGCGACCCCTCCCGCCATCAGCGAGGTCGCCCAAACAGCTGCTGCCGAATCCTCGCCGTCAGACACTCACCCTGCTTCAGAGCCCAAACCTCAGCCTTCGGCTCCCAGTCCTTCCCAGCTCCAACCGCAGCCCTCACCTGCCCCCGCTGATGACTCCGCCAAGGACACCACAGCTACACCCAACACCACAGCAGCCGTTTCAGACAGGCATTCACTAGCCACCCCGCAGCCTGCAAGGACCCCGGGAAGTGACGATGCCAGATCTGACacaacagagaggacagagggcaTGCCAGA ACAAGTGAAGAAATCCACATTAAACCCCAACGCGAAAGAGTTCAACCCCATCAAAGCTCCGATGCCGATG GCAAAGCCCAACACTGCACCCACCCCACCTCGACCCACTCCTCCAAGCCCGGTGGTCCTTCAGCACCCAGGCGGTCAGGGACCCCTCTACAACACCCCCTACCTCTCTTATGTATCACAGATCCACTCTGTGCAG caacCACCAATGTACCAGTACACCATGTCTACTGTCAGCCAGGGGAAATACCCCCGGACCAAag GACCAGTCGTGGGTCAGCGCTCTGACCACGGTTCGTCAGCGCCCCCCATGATGCAGGCGGCGGCATCAGCAGCCGGGGCTCCTTTGGTAGCGTCCCCCTACGCTCAGTCCTACCTCCAGTACAACCCACAGCAGTACGGCCAGCAGCAGGTCATCCAGGCCATGGCACCGTACCCTGGACAG CCGATGTACTCCATGCTGCAGGGTGGAGCTAGGATGATAGGTCAAGGCGGAGGTCCCCATCCACAAGCCATGGGACCCCCAGGAGGCCCTCAGTTCCCTTCACAGGGAGACGGACCTCAGGGACCACAGCAGGGCATCTATG CTCCTCAGTCCTTCTCCCACCACTCGGGTGCAGTGCATCAGCCTCAGCCTTCCAGTACCCCCACAGGCAACCAGCCCCCTCCCCAGCACGCTGCACCTAGCCCTGGACAG AATGCCCAGTCAGGCCCACAGCCCCAGTCCTTGTACCACTCAGGTCCCCTGTCAGCACCCACCCCACCTAACATGCCACCAGGCCACACGTCTCCACAGGGCTCCTACCCCATCCAGGGCTACAGCATCCACAGCCACCAGGGCATCCCTCAATCGTATCCCCTGGGACAGCTAGCACAG GCCCATGTACAAGGAGCCATGTCGGGTCCCCACCACTCTGGGAGCCACGGTCAGCCCCAGTTAGTGATGTTGCAGCCGCCCCCTCAGCAGGGCCCTGGTTCAGTGCCCCAACACCCTCAGCACGGACCTCAGCAAGGAGCACACCAACACTTTTACATAGGACATCCACAAG GAATGAGCCCTGACATCCTTGCTGCCTTCTGGAGGTGA
- the LOC132955018 gene encoding ataxin-2-like protein isoform X3, with translation MLKQQQQPGSGGRKASNGTSGPGGMSSPVSGINSGSRTPAGRNRPSAKPSFQSTSGFDGVYNNARMLHFLTAVVGSTCDIRVKNGSVFEGIFKTLSSRCELAVDAVHKRSDEEVSSSAPPRREDITDTMIFSPSDLVTMICKDVDLNFATRDTFTDTAISSTRVNGEHKEKVLQRWEGGDSNGESYDLENDASNGWDANEMFRYNEVKYGVTSTYDSSLSMYTVPLERGNSDNYRQREARAARLASEIESSPQYRHRVGLENDDCKTEEDKYSAVVRDGGDRERGRESPRDRERERGRDSPGASTREGKYIPLPQRQREMNRERAERGPGGPPPHNRLSGGYRSNPPSSSSPRPPLPSATGPQPGASSSERSSPLSGRGGPFPPHHPQGSPSPGPGSGPSSQAAPASAAPSSTSPPASHGHTVPHSQSLPHSLTDAGRPVNGVSTRTSPKAQRPPQSSRTVRTSNSHSQSTSTRSPKSGSLQDTPYLDTSSVSLPPQKTSGPAPLFPVDVNEILGAAAKERSAESPSSTEEGKGGKAPSVQQRSQIEELRKFGKEFRLQASGGSSSSPSSPAAATPPAISEVAQTAAAESSPSDTHPASEPKPQPSAPSPSQLQPQPSPAPADDSAKDTTATPNTTAAVSDRHSLATPQPARTPGSDDARSDTTERTEGMPEQVKKSTLNPNAKEFNPIKAPMPMAKPNTAPTPPRPTPPSPVVLQHPGGQGPLYNTPYLSYVSQIHSVQQPPMYQYTMSTVSQGKYPRTKGPVVGQRSDHGSSAPPMMQAAASAAGAPLVASPYAQSYLQYNPQQYGQQQVIQAMAPYPGQPMYSMLQGGARMIGQGGGPHPQAMGPPGGPQFPSQGDGPQGPQQGIYAPQSFSHHSGAVHQPQPSSTPTGNQPPPQHAAPSPGQNAQSGPQPQSLYHSGPLSAPTPPNMPPGHTSPQGSYPIQGYSIHSHQGIPQSYPLGQLAQAHVQGAMSGPHHSGSHGQPQLVMLQPPPQQGPGSVPQHPQHGPQQGAHQHFYIGHPQAMQVQTHPASFHQPGN, from the exons ATgctgaaacaacagcagcaacccGGCTCAGGCGGGAGAAAAGCGTCAAACGGAACCTCGGGCCCCGGTGGTATGTCTTCCCCAGTCAGCGGCATCAACAGCGGCAGCAGGACACCGGCTGGGAG gaaCCGACCCTCTGCAAAGCCATCTTTCCAGTCCACTTCT gggtttgatggTGTGTACAATAATGCCAGAATGCTACATTTCCTCACAGCAGTCGTG GGTTCCACCTGTGACATAAGAGTGAAGAACGGCAGTGTATTTGAAGGCATATTCAAGACTCTCAGTTCCCGG TGCGAGTTGGCTGTAGACGCTGTACATAAACGCAGCGACGAGGAGGTCTCATCATCAGCTCCACCACGAAGGGAGGACATCACCGACACAATGATCTTCAGCCCTTCAGACCTGGTGACTATGATCTGCAAAGATGTTGATCTGAACTTCGCCACCAGAG ACACCTTCACAGACACGGCCATCAGCTCCACCCGCGTCAATGGAGAACACAAGGAGAAAGTCCTGCAGAGATGGGAGGGAGGAGACAGCAATGGGGAGAGCTACGATCTAGAAAATGATGCA tcCAATGGCTGGGACGCCAATGAGATGTTCCGTTACAACGAAGTGAAATACGGAGTCACATCAACATATGATTCCAGCCTCTCCATGTATAC TGTTCCGCTGGAGAGGGGTAACTCTGACAACTATCGGCAGAGGGAGGCCCGTGCTGCTCGCCTGGCCAGTGAAATTGAGTCCAGCCCCCAGTATCGCCACCGCGTCGGTCTGGAAAACGATGATTGCAAAACGGAGGAGGACAAGTACAGTGCTGTGGTGAGGGACGGTGGTGATCGTGAGAGGGGACGGGAGAGCCCACGTGACCGAGAGCGAGAAAGGGGCCGAGACAGCCCCGGAGCCAGCACCAG GGAGGGGAAGTACATTCCATTACCTCAACGCCAGAGAGAGATGAACCGCGAGCGAGCTGAGAGAGGTCCTGGTGGGCCTCCACCACACAACCGCCTGAGCGGAGGTTATCGCTCCaaccctccatcctcctcttcccccaGACCCCCTCTACCCTCTGCCACTGGGCCCCAGCCTGGTGCCTCCTCCTCAGAGAGAAGCAGCCCTCTGTCTGGCCGCGGCGGGCCCTTCCCTCCACACCACCCCCAGGGGAGCCCCAGCCCAGGTCCAGGCTCTGGCCCCTCGAGCCAAGCCGCGCCTGCTTCTGCTGCCCCATCCTCAACTAGCCCCCCTGCCTCCCACGGACACACGGTCCCTCATTCCCAGTCACTCCCACACTCGCTGACGGATGCAGGCAGGCCTGTAAATGGAG TCTCTACCAGAACGTCTCCTAAAGCCCAAAGACCTCCACAGTCCAGCAGAACAGTTCGCACTTCCAACTCACATTCTCAGTCAACAT CTACGCGCTCTCCTAAATCAGGTTCTCTCCAGGACACGCCTTATTTGGACACATCGTCCGTCTCCCTGCCTCCCCAGAAGACGTCTGGCCCCGCCCCTCTTTTCCCTGTAGATG TGAATGAGATCCTCGGTGCAGCTGCAAAAGAACGCTCAGCCGAGAGCCCCAGCAGcacagaggaaggaaagggTGGTAAAG CTCCCTCAGTTCAGCAAAGGTCGCAGATTGAGGAGCTGCGGAAATTTGGCAAGGAATTCAGG ctCCAAGCAAGCGGAGGCAGCTCCAGCTCTCCGAGCTCCCCGGCAGCAGCGACCCCTCCCGCCATCAGCGAGGTCGCCCAAACAGCTGCTGCCGAATCCTCGCCGTCAGACACTCACCCTGCTTCAGAGCCCAAACCTCAGCCTTCGGCTCCCAGTCCTTCCCAGCTCCAACCGCAGCCCTCACCTGCCCCCGCTGATGACTCCGCCAAGGACACCACAGCTACACCCAACACCACAGCAGCCGTTTCAGACAGGCATTCACTAGCCACCCCGCAGCCTGCAAGGACCCCGGGAAGTGACGATGCCAGATCTGACacaacagagaggacagagggcaTGCCAGA ACAAGTGAAGAAATCCACATTAAACCCCAACGCGAAAGAGTTCAACCCCATCAAAGCTCCGATGCCGATG GCAAAGCCCAACACTGCACCCACCCCACCTCGACCCACTCCTCCAAGCCCGGTGGTCCTTCAGCACCCAGGCGGTCAGGGACCCCTCTACAACACCCCCTACCTCTCTTATGTATCACAGATCCACTCTGTGCAG caacCACCAATGTACCAGTACACCATGTCTACTGTCAGCCAGGGGAAATACCCCCGGACCAAag GACCAGTCGTGGGTCAGCGCTCTGACCACGGTTCGTCAGCGCCCCCCATGATGCAGGCGGCGGCATCAGCAGCCGGGGCTCCTTTGGTAGCGTCCCCCTACGCTCAGTCCTACCTCCAGTACAACCCACAGCAGTACGGCCAGCAGCAGGTCATCCAGGCCATGGCACCGTACCCTGGACAG CCGATGTACTCCATGCTGCAGGGTGGAGCTAGGATGATAGGTCAAGGCGGAGGTCCCCATCCACAAGCCATGGGACCCCCAGGAGGCCCTCAGTTCCCTTCACAGGGAGACGGACCTCAGGGACCACAGCAGGGCATCTATG CTCCTCAGTCCTTCTCCCACCACTCGGGTGCAGTGCATCAGCCTCAGCCTTCCAGTACCCCCACAGGCAACCAGCCCCCTCCCCAGCACGCTGCACCTAGCCCTGGACAG AATGCCCAGTCAGGCCCACAGCCCCAGTCCTTGTACCACTCAGGTCCCCTGTCAGCACCCACCCCACCTAACATGCCACCAGGCCACACGTCTCCACAGGGCTCCTACCCCATCCAGGGCTACAGCATCCACAGCCACCAGGGCATCCCTCAATCGTATCCCCTGGGACAGCTAGCACAG GCCCATGTACAAGGAGCCATGTCGGGTCCCCACCACTCTGGGAGCCACGGTCAGCCCCAGTTAGTGATGTTGCAGCCGCCCCCTCAGCAGGGCCCTGGTTCAGTGCCCCAACACCCTCAGCACGGACCTCAGCAAGGAGCACACCAACACTTTTACATAGGACATCCACAAG CAATGCAGGTACAGACACACCCTGCCTCGTTCCATCAGCCTGGAAACTAA
- the adprh gene encoding ADP-ribosylarginine hydrolase, giving the protein MDRGSATLEHYKAAMLLSGVGDALGYRNQLWEYNESGPAIHQELKELGGVKNIKAELPDWPVSDDTVLHLATAEGLATGKVGEELLHEVAARYVEGMKDMEGRKPGPSSILGVSQLKPGEEGGYRVPYNPEGTGCGAAMRSMCIGLRYPKPDQLLSLVAVAVETGRMTHPHPTGFLGAVASALFTAYAVQRRPITTWGLGLINEACPIAKCFVQGRGFAVEEAERDWEYFCDKWQWYLDTRGISNGVGPAIWPSSYGPAERDEAYKSFSLSGWAGRSGHDAPMIALDALLGAGSDWEELMSRAGFHGGDSDSTAVIACCCWGLLYGTQGVPEGNYSNLEYRERLERSAEQLYALSH; this is encoded by the exons ATGGACCG TGGATCTGCTACGTTGGAGCACTATAAGGCAGCCATGTTGCTGAGTGGTGTTGGTGATGCTCTGGGATACAGAAACCAGCTGTGGGAGTACAATGAGTCTGGACCAGCTATTCACCAG GAGCTGAAGGAACTCGGTGGCGTGAAAAACATCAAGGCTGAGCTCCCTGATTGGCCGGTGAGCGATGACACAGTTCTGCATCTGGCGACAGCAGAGGGACTCGCAACTG GGAAGGTGGGGGAGGAGCTCCTGCATGAGGTGGCTGCTCGATACGTTGAGGGGATGAAAGACATGGAGGGGAGAAAACCAGGGCCTTCAAGCATCCTGG GAGTGTCCCAGCTGAAGCCTGGAGAAGAGGGGGGCTACAGAGTGCCCTATAACCCAGAGGGGACGGGCTGCGGAGCGGCTATGAGGTCCATGTGCATTGGCCTCAG GTATCCAAAGCCTGACCAGCTGTTGTCATTGGTGGCGGTTGCTGTGGAGACGGGCAGGATGACCCACCCTCACCCGACTGGTTTCCTTGGCGCAGTGGCGTCGGCCCTTTTCACCGCGTATGCCGTCCAGCGCCGGCCGATCACGACGTGGGGGCTCGGGCTGATCAATGAGGCCTGTCCAATAGCAAAGTGCTTCGTTCAGGGTCGAGGCTTCGCCgtggaggaggcggagagaGACTGGGAATACTTCTGCGACAAGTGGCAGTG GTACCTGGATACGAGGGGCATCTCTAACGGGGTGGGGCCTGCAATCTGGCCCTCCTCCTACGGCCCAGCTGAGAGAGACGAAGCCTACAAGAGCTTCAGCCTGTCAGGCTGGGCGGGACGCAGCGGCCACGACGCCCCGATGATAGCGCTGGACGCCTTGCTGGGTGCAGGTTCAGACTGGGAGGAGCTGATGAGCAGAGCAGGCTTCCATGGAG GTGACAGTGACAGCACTGCAGTGatcgcctgctgctgctggggtcTGCTCTACGGCACCCAGGGGGTCCCTGAAGGCAACTACAGCAACCTGGAATACAGGGAGCGACTGGAGCGCAGCGCGGAGCAACTCTACGCCCTGTCACACTGA